One segment of Desmodus rotundus isolate HL8 chromosome 6, HLdesRot8A.1, whole genome shotgun sequence DNA contains the following:
- the LOC128781221 gene encoding phospholipid phosphatase-related protein type 3 → MGAPDVAAAPQLEQERPPEERREEEEEEKEEEEEEKEEEGFSGGPELPPRLAPPPRATHRTSHLPSSLGYFGMRDKTPSRRVLGCGSPLW, encoded by the exons ATGGGCGCCCCAGATGTGGCCGCGGCGCCGCAGCTGGAACAGGAGCGGCCGCCAGAGGAGCgccgggaggaggaggaggaagagaaggaggaggaggaggaggagaaggaggaggagggcttCAGTGGCGGCCCGGAGTTACCTCCACGCTTGGCTCCCCCGCCCAGAGCCACTCACCGGACAagccacctcccctcctccctgggctACTTCGGGATGCGGGACAAGACGCCCAGCCGCCGAGTGCTAGG ATGTGGATCACCTTTGTGGTAG